In the Coleofasciculus chthonoplastes PCC 7420 genome, one interval contains:
- a CDS encoding element excision factor XisH family protein has translation MAKDIYHDTVRTALEKDGWTITDDPLTLTVGKREVFVDLAAEKPLTAERQGEKIAVEVKSFISPSPVKDLQNAIGQYILYAELLALSQPERRLYLAIREEIYVDFFAEPIVQIVLANHPIKLIIFNSIDEVLVKWIH, from the coding sequence ATGGCAAAGGACATCTACCACGATACAGTAAGGACTGCCTTAGAGAAAGATGGCTGGACAATTACTGATGATCCATTAACCTTAACCGTTGGCAAACGCGAGGTATTTGTAGACTTAGCCGCAGAAAAACCCCTAACCGCTGAACGTCAGGGTGAAAAAATAGCTGTTGAAGTCAAAAGCTTCATTAGTCCATCTCCCGTCAAAGACTTACAAAATGCGATAGGGCAATATATCCTCTACGCCGAACTCTTAGCACTGTCACAGCCAGAACGTCGTTTATATCTGGCGATTCGAGAAGAAATCTATGTTGATTTTTTCGCTGAACCTATTGTGCAAATTGTTCTCGCTAATCATCCCATTAAACTTATTATATTTAATTCAATTGATGAGGTTCTTGTGAAATGGATACACTAG
- a CDS encoding tetratricopeptide repeat protein, whose protein sequence is MSKPWKLIPLLFTLLTLTQTAPGLTQSRSLNILSEVRGTVYIKRSRYNRAQRAYGEEFLGYSDRLQLGQGAVAKVLCTNLAIWNLGSRGEFSVSRGCPSVGAMILPETSQRTVRADGDFTKPYIISPRDTKILDQQPTLRWNSVAEATYYQVELKELTLDGLTPIWTTTTTESEVIYRGEARLKPETHYQLIVKAYQGNTQIGEELAFFPVVSIATAQEVREKIAELEEKGLSEDGKALALARLYQSYDLNAAATQVLEGLVEQGDQLTTVYQLLGDSYQQMGLFELAKAQYLTALAQAETEENLDTQAQIQISLAQVEEALAQLETAFELLQAAQANYRILGDEEQVASLQSDLDKLARRLP, encoded by the coding sequence ATGTCCAAACCCTGGAAATTAATCCCTCTACTATTCACTCTTTTAACCCTCACTCAAACCGCACCGGGATTGACCCAATCCCGCAGCTTAAATATCCTCTCTGAAGTCAGAGGAACAGTCTATATCAAACGGTCTCGATATAATCGTGCCCAACGCGCCTATGGCGAAGAATTTCTCGGATATTCAGACCGTTTACAATTGGGACAAGGAGCCGTGGCGAAGGTTCTTTGTACCAATTTAGCGATTTGGAATTTAGGCTCTCGTGGCGAATTTTCCGTGTCTCGCGGTTGTCCGTCTGTAGGGGCGATGATTTTACCCGAAACAAGTCAGCGAACGGTTCGGGCGGATGGAGATTTCACTAAACCTTATATTATTAGTCCCCGTGATACCAAGATTTTAGACCAGCAGCCCACCCTGCGCTGGAATTCAGTGGCAGAAGCGACATATTATCAGGTAGAACTGAAGGAATTGACCCTAGATGGACTCACCCCAATTTGGACAACCACCACAACTGAATCGGAAGTCATTTATCGGGGAGAAGCGAGGCTAAAACCGGAGACGCATTATCAGTTAATTGTTAAAGCGTATCAAGGAAACACACAGATAGGAGAAGAATTAGCTTTTTTCCCAGTAGTTAGTATCGCCACCGCCCAAGAGGTGAGAGAGAAAATAGCCGAATTAGAGGAAAAAGGCTTAAGCGAAGATGGCAAAGCCTTAGCGCTGGCGCGTTTGTATCAGAGTTATGACTTAAACGCGGCGGCGACTCAGGTATTAGAAGGGTTAGTGGAACAAGGGGATCAACTGACCACAGTTTACCAACTGTTAGGAGATAGCTACCAGCAAATGGGGTTATTTGAGTTAGCCAAAGCGCAGTATTTAACCGCCCTCGCCCAAGCCGAAACGGAGGAGAATCTGGACACACAAGCCCAAATTCAAATCAGTTTAGCCCAGGTAGAGGAGGCATTAGCGCAATTAGAGACAGCCTTTGAGTTATTGCAGGCGGCTCAGGCGAATTATCGCATTTTAGGCGATGAGGAACAAGTCGCAAGTCTGCAATCCGACCTCGATAAATTGGCAAGAAGACTACCATGA
- a CDS encoding XisI protein: protein MDTLEQYRYFVQIIISKYAKIYPSNADINNMLIVSEDHNQFLLMQEGWDKKKRIHHCLIHVQIVNGKVWIHFDGTEDGITDELVTAGIPKDKIVLGFHPPYVRQHTDYAMA from the coding sequence ATGGATACACTAGAGCAATATCGGTATTTTGTTCAAATAATTATTTCAAAGTATGCGAAAATTTATCCCAGCAATGCTGACATTAATAATATGCTGATTGTTAGCGAAGACCACAATCAATTTCTGCTAATGCAGGAAGGATGGGATAAGAAAAAACGTATTCATCATTGTCTAATTCATGTTCAAATTGTCAATGGGAAGGTCTGGATTCATTTTGACGGAACTGAGGATGGAATTACGGACGAACTGGTCACGGCGGGAATTCCTAAAGATAAAATTGTGTTAGGTTTTCATCCTCCCTACGTGCGACAGCACACTGACTATGCTATGGCTTAA
- a CDS encoding tetratricopeptide repeat protein, whose product MSTPLNTALESYQAALECLDKADATIDVEQILAILNARDTVQVALKQQSPVPNSQLQTVIALDARLREKVDVIAKAVNYKTAEQFSQWRESVHPAADAWWWRLERIAPPHPWDQLDWLWRSVTIVGWTANLSLLVNIAGRFFSQGAGLAGAAAVIFPSILAVLQAKSELTKSGHEGFDQLLTKLRIPLHWREEARAGSTLLLSVFLGYFWLLLPDISRIYTNTGWENYDKGQVGAAEQEYMRAIALDADNVNAHYNLGLVYEDLQEFDQARKHYQIAARGDMPAAYNKLGRLYLKRKKYPEAAALLQKGLLLTEDQETSLDVRYNLLKNMGWTRFLQGRDEEAEYTLLAAVGITKNPAASEVIENKGTAHCVLAQALDKQDKPSALEAYKLCCQQGNRLNSDEDTWLHLAHTKLNKAGESCPNPGN is encoded by the coding sequence ATGTCAACTCCCCTAAACACAGCGCTGGAGAGCTATCAAGCTGCCCTTGAGTGCCTGGATAAGGCTGACGCCACGATTGATGTGGAACAAATTCTAGCGATTCTGAATGCAAGAGATACCGTACAGGTGGCGCTAAAGCAGCAGTCTCCCGTTCCCAATAGTCAGTTGCAGACAGTGATTGCGTTGGATGCACGGCTGCGGGAAAAGGTGGATGTGATTGCTAAAGCAGTAAACTACAAAACCGCTGAACAATTCAGTCAATGGCGGGAAAGTGTCCACCCCGCCGCTGATGCTTGGTGGTGGCGCTTAGAACGCATCGCCCCACCCCATCCCTGGGATCAACTGGATTGGTTGTGGCGCAGTGTGACGATTGTCGGTTGGACGGCAAATTTGAGTTTATTGGTAAATATTGCGGGTCGCTTTTTTAGTCAGGGTGCCGGATTAGCGGGTGCCGCAGCGGTTATTTTTCCTAGTATTCTGGCGGTATTACAGGCAAAAAGTGAACTGACCAAATCGGGTCATGAAGGGTTTGATCAACTCTTGACAAAATTGAGGATTCCTCTCCATTGGCGGGAAGAAGCCAGGGCGGGTTCGACCTTATTGTTGTCTGTATTTCTCGGTTATTTTTGGTTATTGCTGCCCGATATTTCCCGAATTTATACGAATACGGGGTGGGAGAATTATGATAAAGGGCAAGTGGGCGCAGCGGAACAGGAATATATGCGGGCGATCGCCTTAGATGCCGATAATGTCAACGCCCATTATAATTTAGGATTAGTCTATGAAGATTTACAAGAATTTGACCAGGCGCGAAAGCATTACCAAATCGCCGCCAGGGGGGATATGCCCGCCGCGTATAATAAACTCGGTCGCCTGTATCTGAAGCGGAAGAAATATCCAGAAGCCGCCGCCCTCTTACAGAAAGGGCTATTGTTAACCGAAGACCAAGAAACCTCTCTGGATGTGCGCTATAATCTCTTAAAAAACATGGGCTGGACGCGGTTCCTCCAAGGCAGAGATGAAGAGGCAGAATACACCCTATTAGCCGCCGTTGGCATCACCAAGAATCCCGCCGCATCGGAGGTGATTGAGAACAAAGGAACCGCCCATTGCGTACTCGCACAGGCGCTCGACAAACAAGACAAACCCAGCGCATTAGAGGCATATAAACTATGTTGTCAACAAGGGAACCGACTCAATAGCGATGAAGACACCTGGTTACATTTAGCTCATACAAAATTAAATAAGGCAGGAGAATCATGTCCAAACCCTGGAAATTAA